The segment ACCTGGTCATTTTAACAGTTGATAGAAAAAAGATCGCCTGCATTTTTCTTTAATATATCTTTCAGTTCTTCTTCTTCAATCCCTTTTATTTCTGAAATCTTTTCATAAACATATTTCACTAAGCTGGGATTGTTTCGTTTGCCTCTAAAAGGAACAGGAGGCAAAAAAGGAGAATCAGTTTCAGGTAGTATTCTATCTATGGGAGAGTTCTCAACAACTTTCCTTAATTCATTGTTTTTCGGATAGGTTATAGGACCATCAAATCCTAAATATAATCCTAAATCTAAAAACTTTTTAGCAATTTCCCAATCCCCTGAAAAACAGTGAATAACCCCCATTTTTTCGGGTAAGTTCTTTGATTTTAAAAAGTTATAAGCTTCTTCGTATGCTTCTCTAATGTGTAAAACAACAGGTAAATCTAATTCTACAGCGAGATTTATCTGTTCATCGAAACTTTTAAACTGATCTTTTCTATTGGTATCCCAATGAAAGTCTAAACCAATCTCGCCAATTGCTACAATTTTCTTGTTGTTTGTTAAATTTGCTAAATAATCTATATCTTCTTTCTTTATACCTTCACTTTCTGTTGGATGTATACCCACAACACCATATGCCTTTTCTTCTTTTTGAACAAAATTCAATACTTTTATTGATGACTCAATATTTATTCCTATTTCTATATAATAATCTAAATTCTCGTTAATTTGATCGATTACTGTATCTCTATCATCGTCGAATTGTTTCATCAGTAAATGACAATGAGTATCTATATAACTCAAAATCGTATCTCCCTTCTAATCCATAAATTATTTTTTAAAATCAAATAGATTCAGACCAATATTTGGATTATACGTTCTTTCAATAGAACCTTCAATCGTTTCTATGATGATTTCTGCTGTTCCACTAACTATCGCAGAATTCAAATGCCCCCCATAAGAATGTAGTTCTGAATCAGAAATGGTAACGTGAACATGAAGATAAATTTCTCCATCCATAGTAGAAATATTGCCGGTTAGATTTAATATTTCAAAATCACCTGTAAATTCTTTTGAAAAATACTCTTTTTTTGTCGTATCGAATAAACCAATTTTTATTGAATTTGTAGATCCTAAACCACTTATATTTCCTAATCTAATAGAATTATTTATACAAAAATCTTTTAATGAACTTATTATCTCTTCTCCCTTGTCCAGTCTTAATATATATTTATTTTCAAATTTTGAATATTCCATTTATTATTCCCTCCTATTCATTTGATTTCAATCATACCATTTTATTGTTATGTCATGTTTAAGCGTATGAAAATCATTTGAGGAACGCAATTAATTTCAAATTCATACAATTTATGATACAATAATAAAGTAAAGGTTATTAAAGTAAAGCCAAGAAAGTTTTTTTCGGGGAGGTAAATATGAAAAAAGCATTTATCTTTGATTTGGATGGAACTCTATTAAAATCAGATTTAACAATTTCTTGTAGAACTAAATCTGCTCTCCGTGAAATCAAAGAAAGAAATCATATTATTATCATATCAACTGGAAGAATGTACGCTTCAACGATGTATATAATTGAAAACTTTTTACCATTTCTAAAAGAATACGTTATAGTATCTGCATACAACGGGGGATATGTTGTTTCCCCAGAAGGTAGAATAATTTTTGAAAAAGGAATAGAAAAGGACTTAGCTATTAAATGCGTCGAATTTTTAAGAAAATTAGATATCCATCGACATATATACATAAACGATAAATTAATTTCAGAGCAAGATGATAAAGAAATCAAAGATTATGCCGTCCACTCATTCGTTGATTATTTTTTAGTCGATGACCTAATAAAAGAAATCAGAAATTCAAAACATCCTCCATTAAAATTGTTGGCTATTGGCGAACCACATAAAATTAACGAAGTGAAATTTCTCTCCGAGAAAGAATTTGATGGCAAATTTAATATTATGAAATCATGGGATATTTATTTGGATTTTATACCTTCTGACGTTTCTAAAGGAACAAGTTTAAAAATAATCTCTGATTTATATAACTTTGAGATTGAACATTGTTATGTCTTTGGAGATTCCGAAAATGATATAGAAATGCTAAAGCTAACCAAAAATAGTTATGCCATGGGAAACTCTACGGATGAAGTAAAAAATACGTCTAATAATATTTTACCTACCAACGATGAGGATGGTGTAGCTTATGCCATTGAAAAGATTTTGGCTGACGATTTTAATAACGTTAATAATTAGCTTTACTTTTAGCAGTATATACGATATAATAGCAAAAGATGGAAAAATATTAGGAAAATTTTTTCATTCCTTAGATCATTTAAAAAATGCGGAACTAGAAAAAAATCAATTAATAGGATATATGCTCAATTTAAGTGAAATAGATCCTGAGCTTTGTTATTTAGCTTTGGGAAGCGTCAGAAATTTTTCAATGATTCAACAATTCTCTAGAGAATTAGGGTACTATCTAAAAAGTTTAGGAATTGATTTTGTAGTTTTTGGGAACCTTAGAACTTTAGATCAGAATGTTGAAAATCCTTTAGATTTCATAGGAAATTCTCCTTATTTAGTTTCCGAATTACTTTATAGAATGATTCGAGGTTTTGAAACAAGTGGTGTTACACCCGTTATAGTTGTTGCATCAAACGACGATAGAATAACCACTCAATCCTTACTTCAAAAAGGTGGTTCGTTTTATTCATATTCGAATCATTTAAAAAATGTAGATATTTTTTTTGATGGAGATAAAGTATTCTTAAACAGTGAAAGTTTTTATACCCTTCCATGGATATACGGTGAGGGAAATATGGAATCTTTAATCCAAGAAATATATAATAACAGTATTATATTAACAGGTTGGCGAGTTGAAGGAGAAAATCTATTATACCGTGAAATAAATTATACGGATAAAAAATCTGTTACTTATTTTTCCAAATCAGTTGAAGAAAAAGCAAAAAAGGTTTACAGCGGTGAATTATTACCCACTGGTAATAAAAATTGGTGAACTTTCTTTTATAATTACTTAGGGGGGCTTAAATTGAAAAGTATTGGCTTAGATACATCAGGTAAAATGATCGTAAAAGGACCTCAGAAAGCAAGCGGGGTTTTAACTGTTTCCGGCTCAAAAAACGCAGTACTTCCAATTATGGGAGCTTCTTTATTGACTGATGAAGATGTAGAGTTAAAGAACGTTCCTGATTTAGCTGATGTTAGAACAATGATAGAAATCTTAGAAAGTTCTGGCAAAAAAATAGACAGAATAGAAGATAGACTGATTATAAAGAGTTCCGGTTACATTAATTCTGAAATACCTTATGAACCAGTAAGAAAAATGAGAGCTTCATTCAATGTCTACGGCCCTTTAACTTTAAGAAAAGGATTTGCAAAAGTTGCTCTACCAGGAGGTTGTTCTATTGGGGCTCGACCCGTAGATTTTCATTTAGATGGACTAAGAAGATTAGGAATAGAAAGCACAATAGAACATGGTTTTGTTACTAGTAAACTAACAGATATTATGGGTTCAATAAATATATCATTACCTTTCCCAAGTGTGGGTGCAACAGAGCATGTTTTAACAACTGCTTGTTTACTTGAAGGAGTTAAAACTACCATAACTAACTGTGCTATAGAACCAGAAGTTACTGATTTAGTCAACTTTTTAAATAGAATGGGTGCAAAGATATTTGGAGCGGGTTCTTCTATTTTAAAAATAGAAGGCGTTAAAAAGTTATCTGGAATAAGTTATAATATTATCCCTGATAGAATTGAAGCCGGTACATATATAATATTAGGCAAATTAGCAGGTGAAAATCTAACCATAAAAAATGTATCCGCAGATCATTTAAACAGTTTATTTTCCATTTTTGAAAATATTGGTAGCCCTATCTTATACGATGATATAAAAAGAGAAGTAACAGTTACTAAAGCTAACTTTGATATTTTAAAGAACATAAGCATGGAAACTTCACCTTTTCCTGGATTTCCAACTGACTTACAACCCCAAATAACAACCTTTTTATCTTTAGTTCCAGGAAGATCGACTATAACCGAAACAGTTTTCAAAAGTAGATTTTATCATATTGACGAACTAAATAGAATGGGTGCAAAAATAAGGGTGGAAGATAACACAGCTATAATAGAAGGTGTTAATAAACTTTCTGGAGCCCCAGTTGAAGCAACGGATCTAAGAGCTGCAGCAGCACTACTAATCGCAGGGCTTGTAGCAGAAGGCGAAACTGTAATAACTAATGTGGACCATATATTCCGAGGTTATGAGAATATACATGAAAAATTAGAAAATGTTGGTATAGACTTAGTCTACTTAAAATAAAAAATCAGGGAATTATTTCCCTGATTTTTTTATCGCTTCATAAACATAAATTAAAAATACTTTTTATCAAATATTATTAAAAAAAGCTGGCTTTTATAAGCCAGCTCATAATTTCATTTATCTTATCCTTCTTAGAATTCAAATTCTGTCTTAAAGAATAAGTACCAGTGCAAATCAGCTAACGTATCTGCACCAACTACGTTTCCATCAGCATCTAATTTTTCATTACCTGCATGGAAACCTGCTTTCATATAATCATTAACTGCATATGATAATGTTGTTAAGTATGCAATAGAATTTTCAGCTACTTCTCCATCTTCAAAGAAATAGTAGACGTCTCCATCAATAGTAACTGAATAATCTTCAAGTACATAAGTTATATATCCATGAGGTGTTATGGATAAAGTAGTTGCGGCATCTGTTAAATCTTTTATAGAAACAGGGACTGATACACCAACCAAGCTTGAATCAGCCAGAGCATATTCAACAGTTGGAGTTAAGCTTAAGGAATAAAGAATAGGATCTTCTAATAAATCAATTGTTAATGTATCTGTTAATTCAACGCTCAAAGGACCGGCAGCATATTCCACATCTGCACCAGCTGTAACTGACCGTGTATCAGCTACAGAAAAACCTGCAGCAACTTCAGCTGCGAAAACAACATCCAAGTTATCTTGCCATGTAAATCCTACGTGAGGAGTTACAGTTACAGGATCCATCTCCAAAGGATATTTATAAGATGCGTTTATTCTGTAAGCTGTGGTAGCATCAGGAGAAACACTCTCATCATTCAACATTCCGAATACCATACCAGCTGTTAATTCACCAGGAACAGGAACTTCAGTTAATTTTCCTTCAACGGAAAGCCTTGTATTGTTAGTTGCTTCAAACTTATATGCTCCTGCCACTAAACCTTTTACTCCACTTACATCAAGATCATAACTAGCACCTAAAATCCATCCTTCCGGGATAGCAAAATCACCAGTAGCATGAGGAGTAACATCACCTGCAACTAAATCTGCTAGAACTAAATTCACTCCAAAATCTTTTAATGATAACTTTAAGGCGCTAACCGCTGCAGTATAATCCGCATTTATTGTGTATGTACTTAAACCAATAACATCGGGTACAAATCTTACTAACCAAGCTTCTTCTTCGTATTCAATATTATTCAAAGTAACACCTGGTACTAACGGATTAAAGGTGAAGCTTGCTGTCAAACCTTCAAAAGGTTTTACTAAAAAATCAATAGTTATATAACTGTCATCAACTAATACCGATGATATATCCAATCCTTGTTCATCAATCATTAGTTCGAATCCAGCCGTCCCACTTACGTTATAAACTGGTTCAAGAGCAAAAATAGCCAGTGTTGCAAAAACTACTAAAAAAGATAATAAAGCTTTTTTCATACTAATAAACCCCCTCCTACTTTTAATTTGTTTTTTTGATAAATCCTTTTAATTATAACAAAATTTCTATAAACTGTCAATAAAAATTCTATTTTCACATATCTTTTTTTACTGATTACTATGGTAAGAAAATGCCTACTACTCCCAAAACTACTCCTAAACCTGCTACTAACCATAGCATAGTATTATCTTGTGCCTTAGCTATTTCTTCATTCTGGGCTTCTACTTGTTGACTCAGTTCTAATATTTTTGCTTCGTTTAAGTCTACCTGATTATTTAAAACATCAATTTTGTCGTATGTGTCATATTTTAAATTTAGATGTTGTTGAGCCATAGTAGTTCGAAACTTCTCTAATTCTGCAACTTTATTCTCAGTAGCGTTAACCTTTTTTTCTAAATTTGCAACTTTAGTTGACAAAGCAGGCAGAGCTTTTATGAACATGTTGTTTTCTTCAGCTAATTGTTTTGTTTGATTTAATGTGCTTTCCATTTTTTCTAAATCTGAAACTTTTCTTTCTATAGCTACAACTTTAGTTGACAAAGCAGGAAGAGCTTTTACGAACATGTTGTTTTCTTGTGCTAATTGTTTTGTTTGATTCAATGTGCTTTCCATGCTTGAAACCTTTGCATTCAAGCCAGAAACTTCTTGACTAAGAGCTAAAAGATCTTTTTCAAGTGAATCTCCTATGTTTTTTGCTCTATAAGCGGTCTTTTTAACATCGGAATATGTCGCTTGTAAGTCAGCAAGTAGATCGTTTTGATTTAACTCTTCGCTTAAAGCATTCAAATTGCTTTCAACGGTGTTGACCTTTTTTGAAGCGTTGTTAACTTTCTCTTCTAAATAATTAAGATCTCTCGTTTTAGCAATCTCAGGTGAATTTTCCAAGTAAGTTACCAACCTTGACATCCAAACTGCTGCATCTGATCTTGTTAATGGTTCATAACCTCTAAATGTGGGTTCATCAACCGGTATAACTCCTTTTTCTACTAATTTCATAACGTAGTCATAAGCCCAGTGATCTTCTCCGACATCGGTAAATCCTAATGAAAACGCTGATACTACTAAAACCATTATAGCGACAAACGCTAAAGTTTTTTTCATTCTTCCTTACCCCCTTTTTATGATTTTGTTTTATTAATAAACCTTCTGTAGAAAACTTATTTTTTAACTATAATAATATTATACTATATTTACAAAAACAATGCAAAGCTTATTAAACTTTTTTTATTTTAAAAAAATTCTTTTTTCCTACTTTCAATATAGATCCGTTCTCAAAATCAAATAAACCTTTAAAATCATTTATTTTTTCTTCATTGATTCTAATGGCTCCTTGATTTATGGCTCTTTTAATTTCACTGTTACTAGAAAAAACACCAGTTTTTGTAATTACATCCAAAATTGTTTCGCCATCTTTTACTTCTATCTCAGGAAGATCTTCAGGCATTTCTTTTTTTTGAAATATTTTTATAAAATTTTCTTTAGCTTTTTTTGATTCTTCTTTATTATACAACATTGAAACAATTTCTTCTGCCAAGATCATTTTTACATCCCTAGGATTGATTTTTGAGTTTTTGATTTTTTCTTCATACGATTTTATTTCTTCTTTGGGAATATCCGTAAGATACTTCATATATTTAATGATAAGATCATCTGGTATCGACATCATTTTACCATAAACATCTTTTGGTGAATCGTTGAAAGCGATATAATTATCATAACTTTTGCTCATTTTTAAATGTCCATCTGTTCCTTCAATTAAAGGCATGGTAATAACAACTTGCGGGGATTGATCAAACTCTTCTTGTAACTTTCTTCCAACCAAAAGATTAAAAAGTTGATCAGTTCCTCCTATTTCTACATCAGCTTCAATCATTACAGAATCATAAGCTTGGGCTAGTGGATACAAAAATTCGGAAATGCTTATAGGTTGGTTATCTTTCAATCTTTTATTAAAATCGTCTCTTTCCAACATTCTAGCAACTGTATATCTTGAAGTTAAATTAATTATATCAGCAAAAGATAATTTTGAAAGCCATTCACTATTATATTTTACAATTGTTTTCTTGGGATCAAGTATTTTAAAAGCTTGTTCTACATATGATTTTGAATTTTCTTTGACTTCATCTTCCGAAAGCAAAGGACGTGTTTTAGATCTTCCAGAAGGATCGCCAATTCTAGCGGTAAAATCCCCTATTATTAAATATACCATATGACCTAACTTTTGAAACTGTTTTAATTTTTTTAATACTACTGCATGCCCTAGATGCAGATCTGGCCTGGATGGATCGACACCTAATTTAACTTTTAATTCTTTTTTATTATTTATTTTTTCTATAAAATCTTTATTTGTAATAAAATCGACGGTATTGCTTTCTATTATTTTGAGTTGATCTATGGGATTCAAGTATTATGTCCTCCTCTAGACTATTATCCACGTCACCAAAAAACAGTTTATCATAAAAAGGATGCCAAATGTTAGAGCAATTTTTGATGTTTTATCTAATCCTTTCTCTCTTCCGAAATTAGTAGCAGATGCACCTGCACCGAATGCACCACCTATTTCACTATTTTTTTGCATTCTTTGTAAAGCAAAATATATAACTCCAAAAGCTAAGATAATGTGAATAATTATCAATAAAATAGATAAAAAACCCATACTGTTCCTCCTTTTGCTTATTCTACTTATTTTTTAAAGAAAATTATAACAACTTCTTTGTTATTATATCACACGAAATATCGTTATGCAAACCTTTTATGATTTCTTTTCTATTCAAAAATCCAAGAATTCGCTCTCTAATCGAAAATAATCCTTGTTAATCCTTCATAATTGGAAATAATAAGATTAGTATTTTTTTATGAAAAGAAGTAAAATATAAATTAGGGAAACGTTTTCTATCTATTAGAAAGGGATTCCTAACGATAGTATTTTTATATTTTTGTTAATTTAATCTTTTTTATGATATAATAACAAAAATTATCAGATAAGATTTTTTAAGAGGTGCTAACTAATGAAAGAGAAAAAAAGAAATCCAAATCCAACAATAAAAGACGTAGCCAGGCTTGCTAATGTCGGTATAGCTACTGTGTCAAGGGTTTTAAACAATTCTGATAAAGTTAGCGAAAAAACTAAAGAAAAAGTCATAGAAATTATCGAAGAATTGGGGTACACTCCAAATATTAGCGCTAGAACTCTTTCTTCAAAAAATATCAATTCACTCTCTTTTCTTACTCCAGATATAGGAAATGAATTCTATGGTATTATGTATTCTTTATTAGAAAAAAGAATATCGAACCATAATTATCGTTTAATTGTTTTCCCACTCATAGATCAAATTTCCTTAGAAAAAATAAAACAAAATACAGATCTTGTTTATCAGACTGATGGTGTTTTTATCTCTTCTTTTTCAGTATCAAGTATATTTCAAAATAGAATTCCTCCAAATAAAATAATATTAATAGACTCTTTTGATGAAAGGTTTGATTCTGTTTATGTTGATAACTATGATATTGGAAGAAAAGCTGCTGAGTATTTATTGAAGAATTCTCCCTATAAAAGTACTTTTTATT is part of the Petrotoga sp. 9PW.55.5.1 genome and harbors:
- a CDS encoding LacI family DNA-binding transcriptional regulator, yielding MKEKKRNPNPTIKDVARLANVGIATVSRVLNNSDKVSEKTKEKVIEIIEELGYTPNISARTLSSKNINSLSFLTPDIGNEFYGIMYSLLEKRISNHNYRLIVFPLIDQISLEKIKQNTDLVYQTDGVFISSFSVSSIFQNRIPPNKIILIDSFDERFDSVYVDNYDIGRKAAEYLLKNSPYKSTFYLVTFKELYNEFTSFVFKKRDEGFLEVMDKNNKEVKIIYSDLMWDGGYKSFEKIIKKKPRNYLSIFATCDMLGVGIKKFLEEKRMIPKKHYSLIGVDNLPISRLFKLTTIRQPISEMVEIAYEMFISYLNGRNKVEHFKLDGKLIERET
- the tyrS gene encoding tyrosine--tRNA ligase, with product MNPIDQLKIIESNTVDFITNKDFIEKINNKKELKVKLGVDPSRPDLHLGHAVVLKKLKQFQKLGHMVYLIIGDFTARIGDPSGRSKTRPLLSEDEVKENSKSYVEQAFKILDPKKTIVKYNSEWLSKLSFADIINLTSRYTVARMLERDDFNKRLKDNQPISISEFLYPLAQAYDSVMIEADVEIGGTDQLFNLLVGRKLQEEFDQSPQVVITMPLIEGTDGHLKMSKSYDNYIAFNDSPKDVYGKMMSIPDDLIIKYMKYLTDIPKEEIKSYEEKIKNSKINPRDVKMILAEEIVSMLYNKEESKKAKENFIKIFQKKEMPEDLPEIEVKDGETILDVITKTGVFSSNSEIKRAINQGAIRINEEKINDFKGLFDFENGSILKVGKKNFFKIKKV
- a CDS encoding PPC domain-containing DNA-binding protein — protein: MEYSKFENKYILRLDKGEEIISSLKDFCINNSIRLGNISGLGSTNSIKIGLFDTTKKEYFSKEFTGDFEILNLTGNISTMDGEIYLHVHVTISDSELHSYGGHLNSAIVSGTAEIIIETIEGSIERTYNPNIGLNLFDFKK
- the murA gene encoding UDP-N-acetylglucosamine 1-carboxyvinyltransferase, whose product is MKSIGLDTSGKMIVKGPQKASGVLTVSGSKNAVLPIMGASLLTDEDVELKNVPDLADVRTMIEILESSGKKIDRIEDRLIIKSSGYINSEIPYEPVRKMRASFNVYGPLTLRKGFAKVALPGGCSIGARPVDFHLDGLRRLGIESTIEHGFVTSKLTDIMGSINISLPFPSVGATEHVLTTACLLEGVKTTITNCAIEPEVTDLVNFLNRMGAKIFGAGSSILKIEGVKKLSGISYNIIPDRIEAGTYIILGKLAGENLTIKNVSADHLNSLFSIFENIGSPILYDDIKREVTVTKANFDILKNISMETSPFPGFPTDLQPQITTFLSLVPGRSTITETVFKSRFYHIDELNRMGAKIRVEDNTAIIEGVNKLSGAPVEATDLRAAAALLIAGLVAEGETVITNVDHIFRGYENIHEKLENVGIDLVYLK
- a CDS encoding S-layer homology domain-containing protein, whose product is MKKTLAFVAIMVLVVSAFSLGFTDVGEDHWAYDYVMKLVEKGVIPVDEPTFRGYEPLTRSDAAVWMSRLVTYLENSPEIAKTRDLNYLEEKVNNASKKVNTVESNLNALSEELNQNDLLADLQATYSDVKKTAYRAKNIGDSLEKDLLALSQEVSGLNAKVSSMESTLNQTKQLAQENNMFVKALPALSTKVVAIERKVSDLEKMESTLNQTKQLAEENNMFIKALPALSTKVANLEKKVNATENKVAELEKFRTTMAQQHLNLKYDTYDKIDVLNNQVDLNEAKILELSQQVEAQNEEIAKAQDNTMLWLVAGLGVVLGVVGIFLP
- a CDS encoding TatD family hydrolase; this translates as MSYIDTHCHLLMKQFDDDRDTVIDQINENLDYYIEIGINIESSIKVLNFVQKEEKAYGVVGIHPTESEGIKKEDIDYLANLTNNKKIVAIGEIGLDFHWDTNRKDQFKSFDEQINLAVELDLPVVLHIREAYEEAYNFLKSKNLPEKMGVIHCFSGDWEIAKKFLDLGLYLGFDGPITYPKNNELRKVVENSPIDRILPETDSPFLPPVPFRGKRNNPSLVKYVYEKISEIKGIEEEELKDILKKNAGDLFSINC
- a CDS encoding Cof-type HAD-IIB family hydrolase → MKKAFIFDLDGTLLKSDLTISCRTKSALREIKERNHIIIISTGRMYASTMYIIENFLPFLKEYVIVSAYNGGYVVSPEGRIIFEKGIEKDLAIKCVEFLRKLDIHRHIYINDKLISEQDDKEIKDYAVHSFVDYFLVDDLIKEIRNSKHPPLKLLAIGEPHKINEVKFLSEKEFDGKFNIMKSWDIYLDFIPSDVSKGTSLKIISDLYNFEIEHCYVFGDSENDIEMLKLTKNSYAMGNSTDEVKNTSNNILPTNDEDGVAYAIEKILADDFNNVNN
- the secG gene encoding preprotein translocase subunit SecG, coding for MGFLSILLIIIHIILAFGVIYFALQRMQKNSEIGGAFGAGASATNFGREKGLDKTSKIALTFGILFMINCFLVTWIIV